A genomic segment from Torulaspora globosa chromosome 3, complete sequence encodes:
- the NYV1 gene encoding Nyv1p (ancestral locus Anc_8.276) — protein sequence MPIQRFNVSYVEVIEGGATVASCYQALEHGEGSSKYGSVGDSVATPDLFHKLTIDLVVPKVVPVEGNKVTKVSLPLIDGYDCYYTTTHSPSDENYRAFVCFTRTVIPKILPIRLLSDLKAQSREINNDDELSLKVGEILDSFHEELRSYSSENGTESADAAESDLQDIVQVMNDNIDKFLQRQERISLLVDKTSQLNNSSHSFKRKANRIKQRMWWHRMKNITLLVFAVILFISAILFPLLLRKP from the coding sequence ATGCCGATTCAGAGGTTCAATGTGTCATACGTGGAAGTCATTGAAGGTGGTGCCACCGTGGCAAGTTGTTATCAGGCGCTAGAGCATGGCGAAGGCAGTTCGAAGTACGGTTCGGTCGGAGACTCTGTAGCGACGCCCGATCTATTCCATAAGCTCACTATTGATCTAGTGGTTCCCAAGGTGGTGCCAGTGGAAGGGAATAAGGTAACCAAAGTTTCACTTCCGCTTATAGACGGGTATGATTGTTACTATACCACGACACATTCGCCCTCAGACGAAAACTACAGAGCGTTTGTGTGTTTCACTCGAACTGTAATACCCAAGATACTGCCCATCAGGTTGCTGAGTGACTTAAAGGCCCAGAGTCGAGAAATAAATAACGACGACGAGCTGAGCTTGAAAGTGGGCGAGATACTCGACAGTTTCCACGAAGAGCTGAGGTCCTACAGTAGCGAAAATGGCACCGAGAGCGCCGATGCTGCCGAAAGCGACCTGCAGGATATCGTCCAGGTTATGAACGACAACATCGACAAGTTTCTGCAAAGACAAGAGAGGATTTCGCTGCTGGTGGATAAGACGTCGCAGCTAAACAACAGTAGCCACTCGTTCAAGAGGAAGGCGAATCGAATAAAGCAGAGAATGTGGTGGCACAGGATGAAGAACATCACTCTATTGGTGTTCGCGGTAATTCTGTTCATCAGTGCGATTTTGTTTCCCCTTCTGTTGCGGAAACCATAA
- the DPB4 gene encoding DNA polymerase epsilon noncatalytic subunit (ancestral locus Anc_8.275), producing MPPKGWKKDAQGNYPTTSYMKEQESVTIQDLLFPKSVITQLAKEINGDSDKKLLVSKDTALALQRSSTVFVSHLCMFAREIALSQDRKSCNINDIYDALDQIGFGGFKSIINSKIVAYQEALEMRKRQKSSEKTTSTEDNGSEDEEQEEQQQEAQTQGGTTSDEQGASKRPKT from the coding sequence ATGCCACCAAAGGGCTGGAAAAAGGATGCGCAGGGGAATTATCCGACCACTTCGTATATGAAGGAGCAGGAGAGCGTTACCATCCAGGACCTGCTGTTCCCGAAGAGTGTTATAACGCAATTGGCGAAGGAGATTAATGGAGACAGCGACAAGAAGCTTTTGGTCAGCAAGGACACAGCTTTGGCGTTGCAACGCAGCTCAACGGTGTTTGTGAGCCATCTGTGTATGTTTGCAAGGGAGATTGCGCTGTCCCAGGATCGAAAAAGCTGTAACATCAACGACATATACGACGCATTGGACCAGATCGGCTTTGGAGGATTCAAGTCGATCATAAACAGCAAAATCGTCGCATATCAGGAAGCATTGGAGATGAGAAAGAGGCAGAAGTCAAGCGAGAAGACCACATCAACGGAGGACAACGGCAGcgaggatgaagaacaggaaGAGCAACAACAGGAGGCACAGACCCAGGGCGGAACGACCAGCGATGAACAGGGAGCATCCAAAAGACCAAAGACATGA
- the TRM1 gene encoding tRNA (guanine26-N2)-dimethyltransferase (ancestral locus Anc_8.274), which yields MSLEFGSGRPFVVASKMLRAAISKIKSRIGGGGSSFINPDDYNVVKEGRAEILFPKAETVFYNPVQQFNRDLSVCCIKAWDNLYGNPARNGKNGRRNGRKRPTCSDEDATSSGKRRKLKNNAVEPSAAEGAAAPYMKILEALSATGLRAIRYAHEIPHVKQIVANDLLPDAVESIRRNAEFNKVDHIVTPNLDDANVLMYRAKAENTKYHVIDLDPYGTVTPFVDAALQSIEEDGLMLVTCTDLSVLAGNGYPEKCFALYGGVNMASHESSHESALRLVLNLLNQSAAKYRKSVEPLLSLSIDFYVRVFVKVRTSPIEVKNLQSKTMITYHCSQCGSYHNQPLGRATERVSSKQKKSVKYSVAQGPPVDSKCKFCSGTYHLAGPMYGAPLHNKEFIEEVLRINREEHTDDVYGTRKRIEGMLTLAKNELCDSPFYFSPNHISSVLKLQVPPLKRIVAGLGSLGYNCSLTHAQPSSLKTDAPWEAIWHVMKESDHAGKKDLAKMNPNSTGFRILANEPQWLPDSHREALAKLSFEPNEQSGQLEKLRKLKIVRYQENPTKNWGPKARPNAPSK from the coding sequence atgagctTGGAGTTTGGATCTGGTAGGCCATTTGTCGTTGCTTCGAAGATGCTAAGAGCTGCTATCTCAAAGATTAAGTCCCGGATTGGCGGTGGAGGGTCATCTTTTATCAATCCCGATGATTACAACGTCGTGAAAGAAGGTAGAGCTGAAATTCTGTTCCCCAAGGCGGAAACGGTGTTCTATAATCCTGTCCAACAGTTCAACAGAGACCTTAGTGTATGTTGCATCAAGGCGTGGGACAACTTATATGGCAATCCGGCCAGAAACGGTAAGAACGGTCGCAGGAACGGTAGGAAACGGCCGACTTGCAGCGATGAGGATGCCACGAGCAGCGGTAAACGCCGgaaactgaagaacaaTGCAGTGGAGCCGAGTGCGGCGGAAGGCGCAGCTGCTCCCTACATGAAGATCCTGGAGGCTCTTTCTGCAACGGGCTTGCGTGCGATCCGCTACGCTCATGAGATACCTCATGTGAAGCAGATTGTCGCTAACGATCTTCTCCCGGACGCTGTGGAGTCGATCAGACGTAACGCTGAGTTTAACAAGGTGGACCACATCGTGACGCCCAACCTAGATGATGCTAACGTGCTGATGTACCGTGCTAAGGCCGAGAATACAAAGTACCATGTGATAGACCTTGATCCATACGGGACGGTTACGCCGTTCGTGGACGCAGCCCTGCAatccattgaagaagacggGCTGATGCTGGTTACATGCACGGATCTCTCAGTGCTGGCCGGCAACGGGTATCCCGAGAAGTGCTTTGCCCTCTACGGCGGCGTTAACATGGCCTCGCACGAATCCAGCCACGAGAGCGCCCTACGCCTGGTGCTCAACCTGCTGAATCAAAGTGCTGCCAAATACAGGAAGTCCGTCGAACCGTTGCTCTCGCTGAGTATCGATTTCTACGTACGCGTCTTCGTCAAGGTCAGAACCAGCCCCATCGAAGTCAAGAACCTGCAATCGAAGACCATGATTACCTACCATTGCTCTCAATGCGGTTCATACCACAACCAGCCGCTGGGCAGGGCCACTGAGCGGGTCAGCAGCAAGCAAAAGAAGTCGGTCAAGTATTCCGTGGCGCAAGGACCGCCGGTCGACAGCAAGTGCAAGTTCTGCAGCGGTACATACCACCTGGCAGGGCCCATGTACGGAGCTCCGCTTCACAACAAGGAGTTCATTGAGGAGGTGCTGAGGATCAACCGCGAGGAGCACACGGACGATGTCTACGGCACCCGCAAGAGAATCGAAGGCATGTTGACCTTGGCCAAGAACGAGCTGTGCGATTCACCATTCTACTTCAGTCCCAACCACATCTCCTCAGTGCTGAAACTGCAAGTGCCGCCACTGAAAAGGATCGTTGCAGGGCTCGGTTCGCTCGGATACAACTGCTCGCTGACCCACGCCCAGCCTTCCTCTCTGAAGACTGACGCACCATGGGAGGCCATCTGGCACGTAATGAAGGAGAGCGATCACGCCGGCAAGAAAGACCTCGCCAAGATGAACCCGAACTCTACAGGGTTCAGGATCCTGGCCAACGAGCCGCAATGGCTGCCGGACTCGCACCGCGAGGCACTCGCAAAGCTGTCCTTCGAGCCCAACGAGCAAAGTGGACAGCTCGAAAAGCTCAGAAAGCTCAAGATCGTCAGGTACCAGGAAAACCCAACCAAGAACTGGGGTCCCAAGGCTCGCCCGAACGCCCCATCGAAGTAA
- the COX26 gene encoding Cox26p (ancestral locus Anc_8.273) — translation MFYTQVLRSAAAAGRSAKAGRIGESWAMLETKRLVPTLLGWGGFCGAVLGWPYAIKYIAERNR, via the coding sequence ATGTTTTATACGCAAGTTTTGAGATCcgctgcagcagcaggacGCTCTGCGAAGGCTGGCCGCATTGGCGAGTCGTGGGCGATGCTGGAGACGAAGAGATTAGTGCCAACTCTGTTGGGCTGGGGTGGCTTCTGTGGTGCAGTATTGGGTTGGCCCTATGCCATTAAGTATATTGCAGAACGCAACCGTTAG
- the VBA4 gene encoding Vba4p (ancestral locus Anc_8.272): MGRKDKQRNKLRQFTKQKQSQKAKKSDQIGSAKSQDSSASIEESVEYSEETETDCLLPIRREILQDPSTELPGFVAEEIAEQEQVYRESQEIANGYGSIARKDDELGTPATAVGVAEEPLSKARLQVIMLSMYLGIFLAAIDNTIVSTTAAHVASEFKELPRVAWIATAYLLSSATFQPLYGKLSDIFGRRCLLIFTNIAFLIGCLMCGISRSFWWLVVSRFIAGVGGGGVTSMSSITITDIVPLSERALYQGTCNIFYGLGTACGGIVGGWFSDNWGGWRMAFLVQVPLSAISLFMIVLYLRLPVKANENASGRSMRQKLLAIDWFGALALVVFLALFLMAASLGGKELAYASKTFALLIILSSLALAVFVYAELRVAKDPILPLRFLSNRSVLGSSLSNWFCMMATMTTSYYLPIYFSGVLNMSPTDIGKRLTPNFFSVAFGSLGAGYYMKKTRKYYWFVLFFCAVAVLGQLQILLIDPHVSTWRQFTLTLVPGFGSSVLITVALLAMIAVVPHKHQAATTSISYAFRSTGCVLGVALGGAIFRESLSSLTTRRVLAYLSDSHPREELLKIIQKSSTSSEWVHNKAPQFIRPVLIDCYNAACKNTFLFCLLCSLLALLSISIIEEKKLHSSLQRKEQDAQDSQLLA; the protein is encoded by the coding sequence ATGGGAAGAAAGGATAAACAACGTAATAAGCTCCGCCAATTTACCAAACAGAAACAGTCGCAgaaagccaagaaaagTGACCAAATAGGCTCTGCAAAATCTCAGGATTCATCGGCAAGCATTGAAGAGAGTGTCGAATATTCAGAAGAGACCGAAACGGATTGTTTGCTTCCAATCAGACGAGAAATTCTGCAAGATCCAAGCACTGAGCTCCCGGGTTTTGTAGCAGAGGAAATTGCTGAACAGGAACAAGTCTATAGAGAAAGCCAGGAGATAGCCAATGGGTACGGATCGATAGCCAGGAAGGACGACGAGCTCGGGACGCCAGCTACTGCGGTTGGTGTGGCCGAAGAGCCACTCTCGAAAGCAAGATTACAGGTGATTATGCTGTCGATGTACTTGGGGATCTTTCTAGCGGCCATTGATAACACCATTGTGTCTACTACGGCTGCTCATGTGGCTTCAGAGTTTAAGGAATTGCCCAGAGTGGCCTGGATCGCCACAGCGTATCTACTCTCTAGCGCTACCTTCCAGCCGTTGTACGGAAAACTGTCGGACATCTTTGGGCGCAGATGCCTGTTGATATTCACGAACATTGCATTTCTCATAGGGTGCTTGATGTGCGGTATAAGTCGGTCCTTCTGGTGGCTGGTCGTTTCGCGGTTCATCGCTGGCGTTGGCGGCGGTGGTGTCACGTCAATGAGCTCCATCACCATCACAGACATCGTGCCGTTGAGCGAAAGAGCGCTGTACCAGGGTACCTGCAATATTTTCTACGGCTTGGGGACAGCCTGCGGTGGCATTGTTGGCGGTTGGTTCAGCGACAACTGGGGAGGCTGGAGAATGGCCTTCTTGGTCCAGGTCCCGCTCTCAGCGATCAGTCTGTTCATGATAGTCCTCTATCTAAGGCTGCCAGTCAAGGCAAACGAGAATGCAAGCGGTAGGTCCATGAGACAAAAGTTGCTGGCTATTGACTGGTTCGGAGCCTTGGCACTGGTGGtatttcttgctcttttccTGATGGCCGCCTCTCTCGGAGGCAAAGAGCTGGCCTACGCTTCCAAGACGTTTGCATTACTGATTATACTGTCTTCACTCGCCCTCGCCGTCTTCGTATATGCGGAACTGCGAGTCGCCAAGGACCCGATCCTGCCGCTAAGGTTCCTGAGTAACCGCAGCGTCCTGGGCTCCAGCTTGAGCAACTGGTTCTGCATGATGGCCACCATGACCACAAGCTACTACCTGCCGATCTACTTCTCCGGCGTGCTCAACATGAGTCCCACCGACATCGGCAAGAGACTGACcccaaacttcttcagcgtCGCCTTTGGCTCTCTCGGCGCCGGATACTACATGAAGAAGACCCGCAAGTACTACTGGTTTGTGCTCTTCTTTTGCGCCGTTGCCGTGCTGGGCCAACTGCAGATCCTGCTCATCGACCCGCACGTCTCCACCTGGAGGCAGTTTACTCTGACGCTGGTCCCAGGCTTCGGCTCCTCGGTCCTCATCACCGTCGCCCTGCTCGCCATGATCGCTGTGGTGCCGCACAAGCACCAGGCCGCGACCACCTCCATCTCCTACGCCTTCCGATCCACGGGCTGCGTGCTCGGCGTCGCCCTTGGAGGCGCCATCTTCCGCGAGTCCCTCAGCTCCCTCACAACACGTCGTGTGCTGGCCTACCTCTCGGACAGCCATCCCAGAGAGGAACTACTCAAGATCATACAAAAATCTTCTACATCCTCCGAATGGGTCCACAACAAGGCCCCACAGTTCATCCGTCCCGTCCTCATAGACTGCTACAACGCAGCTTGCAAGAACActtttctcttctgtcTGCTGTGCTCGCTACTGGCACTACTAAGCATATCCATCAtcgaagagaagaagctacACTCTTCGCTTCAGAGAAAGGAACAAGACGCACAAGACTCTCAGCTATTGGCCTAG
- the SUL2 gene encoding sulfate permease (ancestral locus Anc_8.271) encodes MRSEDTSSREVRLELEDLEAEYDHYKSSEQIADQQEISRTSGGPFQSAKKGEDLVKQSEVRCYGSFSSDSIYDSVPTFEESAVSLKEYYDHFIREKLTVRSAGNYVRSIFPIVKWLPHYNWTWGYADIVAGITVGCVLVPQSMSYAQIASLPPQYGLYSSFIGAFIYSLFATSKDVCIGPVAVMSLQTAKVITAVLAKYPENTPGITAPVIATALSLLCGIVAISVGLLRLGFLVELISLNAVAGFMTGSAFNILWGQVPALMGYSKLVNTRQATYKVVINTLKHLPDTKLDAVFGLIPLVILYLWKWWCGSYGPKLADRYLAHSPKKKKILKGFYFYAQAMRNAVIIIVFTAISWGITHNKPKKKGPIKVLGTVPSGLNNVGVMKVPEGLLAKMAPEIPASIIVLLLEHIAISKSFGRINDYKVVPDQELIAIGATNLIGTFFNAYPATGSFSRSALKAKCGVRTPLSGLFSGCCVLIAIYCLTGAFYYIPSATLAAVIIHAVSDLLASYRTTWNFWKMNPPDCVAFIVTVFITVFSSIENGIYFAMCWSCAVLLLKNAFPAGRFLGRVEVAEVLNPTVQLVGESDSSLNCQEVDEYCESSKKFGQMKPSPNELPVTATPDNRFHTKWVPFDHGYTRELNPDIKIMPPPPGVIVYRLSDSFTYLNCSRHYDIIFDHIKKHTRRGKLIHLRKKSDRPWNDPGEWEAPSFLKNLFKRKKDVTDVESLGDTNTVTDERPLLKVVCLDFSQVVQVDSTAIQSLVDLRKAVHSYADRQVEFHFAGIMSSWVKRSLLSMQFGTVNEAFSDESTIAGHSSYHIARASNSIDNSVLEYGPSPDSQVLAATGTNMPFFHIEIPDFSKWNI; translated from the coding sequence ATGAGGTCCGAGGATACCAGCAGTCGGGAGGTTCGACTAGAGCTGGAAGATTTGGAAGCAGAGTATGATCATTACAAGTCCAGTGAACAGATAGCGGACCAGCAGGAAATAAGCCGGACTTCTGGCGGGCCATTTCAAAGTGCTAAAAAAGGTGAGGATCTGGTTAAGCAAAGCGAGGTTAGGTGTTACGGTTCTTTCAGCAGCGATTCCATTTATGACAGTGTTCCGACCTTTGAAGAGAGTGCAGTGTCGTTGAAGGAGTACTATGACCATTTCATTAGAGAGAAGCTAACTGTGAGAAGTGCTGGAAATTATGTCCGTTCTATATTCCCGATCGTTAAATGGCTCCCGCATTACAACTGGACCTGGGGCTATGCAGATATTGTCGCTGGTATTACCGTCGGATGCGTATTGGTTCCTCAATCGATGTCGTATGCGCAAATCGCGAGTCTACCTCCTCAGTATGGTttgtattcttctttcattGGTGCGTTCATTTACTCGCTGTTTGCTACGTCGAAGGACGTTTGCATTGGGCCAGTGGCTGTCATGTCGTTGCAGACTGCGAAAGTGATTACGGCGGTCCTTGCTAAATATCCTGAAAATACTCCAGGCATTACCGCTCCCGTGATCGCGACAGCACTTTCTTTGTTATGTGGTATTGTTGCAATCAGTGTTGGTTTGTTGAGACTTGGCTTCCTGGTGGAGCTTATTTCGCTCAATGCGGTCGCTGGTTTTATGACTGGTTCAGCTTTCAACATCCTCTGGGGCCAAGTTCCTGCTTTGATGGGCTACAGCAAACTTGTCAACACTAGGCAGGCCACTTATAAGGTCGTCATTAACACACTGAAACACTTGCCAGACACTAAATTAGATGCCGTCTTCGGTCTGATTCCTTTGGTCATTCTTTACCTGTGGAAATGGTGGTGTGGCAGTTACGGCCCAAAGCTAGCTGATAGATATTTGGCTCACAGCcccaagaagaagaaaatcctGAAAGGATTTTATTTTTATGCTCAAGCAATGAGGAACGCTGTCATTATCATAGTGTTCACCGCAATATCTTGGGGCATTACCCATAATAAgcccaagaagaagggTCCTATTAAAGTCTTAGGAACCGTTCCATCTGGCCTAAACAATGTGGGTGTTATGAAAGTTCCAGAAGGCCTCTTGGCCAAAATGGCGCCAGAAATTCCGGCCTCCATTATTGTGCTTCTCCTGGAGCACATTGCGATTTCCAAATCATTCGGTAGAATCAACGATTATAAGGTGGTTCCTGACCAGGAGCTAATCGCCATTGGAGCTACAAATTTGATCGgaaccttcttcaacgcgTACCCTGCAACGGGTTCGTTTTCACGTTCTGCTTTGAAGGCCAAATGTGGGGTTCGCACACCACTTTCCGGTCTATTTAGCGGATGCTGTGTCTTGATAGCCATTTACTGCCTAACGGGCGCCTTTTACTACATCCCCTCGGCCACTCTCGCCGCTGTTATCATCCATGCAGTCTCTGACCTGCTAGCTTCCTATAGAACCACTTGGAACTTCTGGAAAATGAATCCCCCAGACTGTGTGGCGTTTATTGTTACGGTCTTTATCACGGTTTTCTCCTCCATTGAGAATGGTATTTATTTCGCTATGTGTTGGTCATGCGCCGTGCTCCTGCTTAAGAATGCATTCCCTGCTGGTCGGTTCCTAGGTCGTGTCGAGGTCGCAGAGGTTTTGAACCCCACCGTTCAGTTGGTCGGTGAATCGGACAGTTCCCTAAATTGCCAAGAGGTGGATGAATACTGCGAATCTTCCAAGAAATTTGGACAGATGAAACCATCGCCCAATGAATTGCCAGTTACAGCAACGCCTGACAACAGGTTCCACACGAAATGGGTCCCATTCGACCACGGCTACACGAGGGAGCTGAATCCAGATATCAAGATAATGCCTCCGCCACCCGGCGTCATCGTGTACAGGTTAAGTGACAGCTTCACGTACCTCAACTGTTCCAGACACTACGACATTATATTTGATCACATAAAGAAACACACGAGGAGAGGAAAGCTAATACACCTGAGAAAGAAGTCTGACCGCCCATGGAATGATCCTGGAGAATGGGAAGCCCCTAGCTTCCTCAAAAACCTattcaagagaaagaaggaCGTCACAGATGTTGAGTCGCTGGGCGACACCAACACCGTGACTGATGAGAGACCGTTACTCAAGGTTGTCTGCCTGGATTTCTCCCAGGTTGTCCAAGTAGATTCCACGGCTATCCAGTCCCTAGTGGACCTCAGGAAGGCCGTTCACAGCTATGCTGACAGACAAGTAGAGTTCCATTTCGCAGGGATAATGTCTTCCTGGGTAAAGAGAAGTCTGCTCAGTATGCAATTCGGCACCGTCAACGAGGCTTTCAGTGATGAATCAACAATTGCTGGTCATTCAAGTTATCACATCGCTAGAGCGTCAAACTCCATTGACAATTCAGTCCTTGAGTATGGTCCCTCACCAGACAGCCAAGTACTGGCAGCGACAGGCACCAACATGCCGTTCTTCCACATCGAGATCCCGGATTTTTCCAAATGGAATATTTAG
- the APC4 gene encoding anaphase promoting complex subunit 4 (ancestral locus Anc_8.270), with protein MDIRDPMSGLDYRSYNPLYPLYAEKVNKGLSIVRIADDARIATVAVRDINLLISYEWDRITGRHLTVFFKDGTARIHDVFQGGKLISLLRISTKTVDGALWDRMEVQASEGDGMLKFERDVTKVMPKMIRFARDTRQIFILPYEPPNRAWRLATEERDGVKIEKPIIDVHAVHKDTNDLLLMFDGEYVLRLPSQGDRDPLSTSLEAMFAAQKGVYHLFFREGNVESLRLSPVIKNSPLVDLIKSFITMTQLSRYLQNHLELIRNDLIAPYNDFLERVCDRAFGYPELHEELETLLLTGCISQELGDWLCNTVNEKNSKKLRKLSLEMYQKSTQIFTLAFIPACERLILLSEGCRGLLSAIEAIETGSISSICHTEELTAAGQAILKLTLEAIQNVKSRELLFQTFWPWFDDRVHEALDEDYKPKLKLDGQSKTGYEIAAYLDSQFRDSQPSLHLDDLFKADSFKIALNKFSTKLSILRDQQMEPYLLQKCVKGHPKNVLQKDGPQAKMVGAAPLCERPLIVCFVTGSEGKSPWLSIRLLDRFSLDRAASDLPIQLPLGLEDRQIENVLILKVSSEPQDPVASRAKPNSGKTSICFEVAISCLQEDQSGPSSTPQLFYQCEITADLHIASLTMQETPS; from the coding sequence ATGGATATAAGGGATCCAATGTCGGGCTTGGATTATCGTAGCTACAATCCGCTGTATCCATTGTATGCTGAAAAGGTGAATAAAGGTCTAAGTATCGTGAGAATAGCCGACGACGCCAGAATAGCTACGGTTGCTGTACGAGACATAAACCTTCTGATAAGCTATGAATGGGATCGTATCACTGGAAGGCATCTTACGGtgtttttcaaagatgggACTGCTAGGATCCATGATGTCTTTCAAGGTGGGAAATTGATAAGTCTGCTTAGGATAAGTACGAAGACGGTCGACGGTGCTTTATGGGATCGAATGGAAGTCCAGGCCTCTGAGGGTGACGGCATGCTCAAGTTCGAGCGTGATGTAACAAAAGTCATGCCCAAGATGATCAGATTCGCGAGGGACACGAGGCAAATCTTTATACTGCCATATGAGCCGCCAAACAGAGCATGGCGGCTAGCGACAGAGGAGAGGGATGGCGtgaagattgaaaagcCGATAATCGACGTTCACGCAGTACACAAGGACACTAACGATCTTTTGCTTATGTTCGACGGTGAGTACGTACTGCGGTTGCCTTCGCAGGGCGACCGAGATCCGCTGTCGACCAGCTTGGAAGCCATGTTTGCAGCACAAAAAGGCGTCTACCATCTGTTCTTCCGGGAGGGCAACGTGGAGAGTCTACGTTTGAGCCCTGTCATCAAGAATAGCCCTTTGGTGGATCTTATCAAGTCTTTCATCACCATGACACAGTTGAGCCGTTACTTGCAGAATCATCTCGAGTTGATACGAAACGACCTGATAGCACCGTACAATGACTTTCTGGAGAGAGTCTGTGATAGAGCGTTCGGTTATCCGGAGCTGcatgaagagctggaaacATTGCTGCTGACTGGATGTATTTCACAAGAGTTGGGGGACTGGCTTTGCAACACGGTAAACGAGAAGAATTCGAAGAAACTGAGAAAGCTGAGTTTGGAGATGTACCAGAAGAGCACTCAGATTTTCACCCTGGCGTTCATCCCAGCGTGTGAGCGGCTTATCCTATTAAGCGAAGGATGTCGCGGGCTCCTTAGCGCCATTGAAGCGATCGAAACCGGCTCTATAAGCTCCATCTGTCATACTGAAGAACTTACGGCGGCCGGACAGGCCATCCTGAAGCTGACCTTGGAAGCGATTCAAAATGTCAAATCTCGGGAACTCTTGTTTCAAACCTTTTGGCCGTGGTTCGATGACAGGGTGCATGAAGCCCTGGATGAAGATTACAAGCCCAAATTAAAACTCGACGGCCAAAGCAAGACAGGTTACGAGATTGCAGCATATCTAGACTCGCAGTTCAGAGATTCCCAACCCTCCCTGCATCTGGACGACTTATTCAAAGCTGACTCCTTCAAGATCGCCTTAAACAAGTTCTCGACAAAACTAAGTATACTGAGGGATCAGCAAATGGAGCCGTATCTGCTACAAAAATGCGTCAAGGGCCATCCTAAGAACGTTCTGCAGAAAGATGGTCCCCAAGCGAAGATGGTTGGAGCAGCACCACTTTGCGAAAGACCGCTCATCGTCTGTTTTGTGACAGGATCCGAAGGAAAGTCTCCGTGGCTGTCCATTAGGCTCCTAGACAGATTCTCCCTCGACCGTGCCGCTAGCGATCTGCCAATTCAGCTCCCATTAGGGCTCGAAGATCGTCAAATCGAGAACGTATTGATCCTGAAAGTCTCCAGTGAACCACAAGATCCTGTCGCCTCAAGAGCGAAGCCCAACAGTGGTAAGACCTCCATCTGCTTCGAGGTCGCGATTTCATGCCTGCAGGAGGACCAAAGTGGACCGAGTTCAACACCGCAGTTATTCTACCAATGTGAGATAACGGCTGACCTTCATATCGCCTCACTTACAATGCAAGAAACTCCAAGCTAG